One window from the genome of Coturnix japonica isolate 7356 chromosome 21, Coturnix japonica 2.1, whole genome shotgun sequence encodes:
- the CPTP gene encoding ceramide-1-phosphate transfer protein, which translates to MAAAQGAFSLREVMAAFQSCVTEQREVLLGPYLRGWRGLVRFLNGLGAIFSFISKDAVTKIQIMESYCGGEKKEEYRTMQSMVRYELNGGLVDLEQRSAHPNSGCRTVLRLHRALHWLQLFLEGLRTAQQDASTSTICTDSYNASLAAYHPWIVRKAATLAFCTLPSRDAFLEVMNVGGPEEAVEMLGDALPHIRDVYGITEELYAQHRLLDLP; encoded by the exons atggcggcggcgcAGGGAGCGTTCAGCCTGAGGGAGGTGATGGCCGCCTTCCAGAGCTGCGTGACGGAGCAGCGCGAGGTGCTGCTCGGCCCGTATCTCCGCGGATGGAGGGGGCTCGTACG CTTCCTCAACGGGCTGGGCGCCATCTTCTCGTTCATCTCTAAGGACGCGGTGACTAAAATCCAGATTATGGAGAGTTATTGCGGCggggagaagaaggaggaatACCGTACAATGCAATCTATGGTGCGCTATGAGCTCAACGGAGGGCTGGTCGACTTGGAACAGCGCTCAGCCCACCCCAATTCAGGCTGTAGGACCGTCCTACGGCTGCACCGGGCATTGCATTGGTTGCAGCTCTTCCTCGAAGGGCTTCGCACCGCCCAGCAGGACGCCAGCACTTCCACCATCTGCACGGACAGCTACAACGCCTCGTTGGCCGCTTACCATCCCTGGATCGTCCGTAAGGCCGCTACCTTGGCCTTTTGTACCCTGCCATCCCGCGATGCCTTCCTAGAGGTGATGAATGTAGGCGGCCCCGAGGAGGCTGTGGAGATGCTGGGTGATGCTCTGCCCCATATCCGAGATGTGTACGGCATCACTGAGGAGCTGTATGCACAGCACCGCCTGCTGGACCTGCCCTGA
- the INTS11 gene encoding integrator complex subunit 11, with protein MPEIKVTPLGAGQDVGRSCILVSIAGKNVMLDCGMHMGYNDDRRFPDFSYITQNGRLTDFLDCVIISHFHLDHCGALPYFSEMVGYDGPIYMTHPTKAICPILLEDYRKITVDKKGETNFFTSQMIKDCMKKVVAVHLHQTVQVDEELEIKAYYAGHVLGAAMFQIKVGCESVVYTGDYNMTPDRHLGAAWIDKCRPDLLITESTYATTIRDSKRCRERDFLKKVHETVERGGKVLIPVFALGRAQELCILLETFWERMNLKAPIYFSTGLTEKANHYYKLFITWTNQKIRKTFVQRNMFEFKHIKAFDRAFADNPGPMVVFATPGMLHAGQSLQIFRKWAGNEKNMVIMPGYCVQGTVGHKILSGQRKLEMEGRQILEVKMQVEYMSFSAHADAKGIMQLIRQAEPRNVLLVHGEAKKMEFLKQKIEQEFHVNCYMPANGETTTIFTNPSIPVDISLGLLKRETAIGLLPDAKKPKLMHGTLIMKDNSFRLVSPEQALKELGLAEHQLRFTCRVHIQDPRKEHETVLRVYNHLKGVLKDYSVQHLPDGSITVESILIQATAHSEDQGTKVLLVSWTYQDEELGSYLTSLLKKGLPQSTS; from the exons ATGCCTGAAATCAAGGTGACACCGCTCG GTGCCGGGCAGGATGTGGGGCGAAGCTGTATCCTGGTGTCCATCGCGGGGAAGAATGTGATGCTGGACTGTGGGATGCATATGGGATACAACGATGAT AGACGCTTTCCTGACTTTTCCTACATTACTCAGAATGGGAGGCTGACTGACTTTCTAGACTGTGTGATCATCAG CCACTTCCATCTGGACCATTGTGGAGCCCTCCCCTATTTCAGTGAGATGGTCGGCTACGATGGGCCCATTTATATGACGCATCCTACCAAGGCCATCTGTCCCATCCTCCTGGAGGACTACAGGAAAATAACTGTAgataaaaaaggagaaacaaacttCTTCACGTCCCAAATGATTAAAGACTGTATGAAAAAGGTGGTGGCTGTGCATCTTCACCAGACAGTTCAG GTGGATGAAGAGCTGGAGATCAAGGCATACTATGCAGGCCACGTGCTGGGAGCAGCCATGTTCCAAATCAAGGTTGGATGTGAGTCAGTTGTGTACACT GGTGATTATAACATGACACCAGACAGACATTTAGG tgctgcctGGATTGATAAGTGTCGCCCCGATTTATTAATAACAGAATCTACCTATGCCACAACTATCAGAGACTCCAAACgctgcagagaaagagactTCCTGAAGAAAGTGCATGAGACTGTAGAACGAGGAGGGAAG GTTCTTATCCCAGTTTTTGCCCTTGGTCGTGCCCAGGAGCTTTGCATTTTATTGGAAACGTTCTG gGAAAGAATGAACTTGAAAGctccaatttatttttccactgggCTGACGGAGAAGGCTAATCATTATTACAAGCTCTTCATCACATGGACTAATCAGAAGATCCGGAAAACGTTTGTGCAGAGAAACATGTTTGAGTTCAAACACATCAAAGCATTTGATCGAGCCTTTGCAGATAATCCAGGACCAATG GTAGTGTTTGCAACCCCTGGTATGCTTCATGCAGGGCAATCCTTGCAGATCTTCAGGAAATGGGCAGGGAACGAAAAGAATATG GTCATCATGCCAGGCTATTGTGTGCAGGGAACAGTGGGCCATAAGATTCTGAGTGGACAACGCAAGctggaaatggaaggaagacaaata CTGGAAGTAAAGATGCAAGTGGAGTACATGTCCTTCAGTGCCCATGCTGATGCCAAGGGAATCATGCAGCTGATTCGCCAGGCTGAGCCACGCAATGTCCTGCTGGTCCACggggaagcaaagaaaatggagtttctgaagcagaaaatagagCAGGAATTTC ATGTCAACTGTTACATGCCTGCAAATGGAGAGACCACAACTATATTTACCAATCCCAGCATCCCAGTGGACATCTCCTTGGGACTCTTGAAGAGAGAAACAGCAATAG GTCTCTTACCAGATGCCAAGAAGCCAAAGCTTATGCATGGCACGCTGATTATGAAGGATAAT AGCTTCCGCCTGGTTTCTCCTGAGCAGGccctgaaggagctgggccTTGCAGAACACCAGCTGCGCTTCACCTGCCGTGTTCACATTCAGGACCCACGGAAAGAACATGAGACCGTGCTCCGTGTGTACAACCATCTCAAAGG GGTCCTGAAGGATTACTCAGTGCAGCATCTCCCTGATGGTTCTATAACAGTCGAGTCCATTCTTATCCAAGCCACAGCACACTCAGAGGATCAAGGAACCAAAGTTCTGCTCGTATCCTGGACTTACCAG gATGAAGAATTAGGCAGCTATCTCACATCCCTGCTGAAAAAGGGACTGCCCCAGAGTACATCTTga
- the LOC107323273 gene encoding lysophosphatidic acid receptor 6-like — protein sequence MAYVFYPTGYPYASTEVMANVSWTEGVSNRTAVSLEADFQYSLFTSIYSIVFVLGLIENVSALYLLFNKAQHASPSYVYMINLALADTLFVCMLPFKIHYHLNRNNWIFGDMACRITGTLYYINIYLSIVFFTCICVDRYIAVLHPFTYIQIRVTHYVLVATILWVVALSIMAALILGGPLHNRGLRNTTMCFENFARSSWISRMAPYNILALVFGFVIPFSIILICYPLIARRISRIKHSIRKRKALTTIYIILLICTFCFLPYHLTHFLHFLMRSQVIQNKSFVNLIYKMRRVTLALVSFNCCLNPFLYYFTSSSRTWHFNFRLRFRSKMVYTICDQKLGEYSYIYKLHQSCENKKQRDGIN from the coding sequence ATGGCTTATGTCTTTTATCCTACTGGATATCCCTACGCTTCAACAGAAGTCATGGCAAATGTTTCCTGGACTGAAGGTGTCTCCAACAGGACAGCTGTCAGCTTGGAAGCAGACTTCCAGTATTCCTTGTTTACCAGCATCTACAGCATTGTGTTTGTGCTGGGACTGATAGAAAACGTCTCAGCTCTGTACCTCCTGTTTAACAAAGCACAACATGCTTCTCCTTCCTACGTATACATGATAAACCTAGCTTTGGCAGACACcttgtttgtttgcatgctgccttttaaaattcattaccACCTGAATCGGAACAACTGGATCTTTGGTGACATGGCTTGTAGGATAACTGGGACTTTGTACTACATCAACATCTACCTTAGCATTGTCTTTTTCACCTGCATTTGTGTCGATCGTTACATTGCAGTGCTGCACCCCTTCACGTACATCCAGATCAGAGTCACTCACTATGTGCTGGTGGCCACAATCCTTTGGGTGGTTGCCCTGAGCATCATGGCTGCACTGATTCTTGGCGGTCCCCTCCACAACAGAGGGCTGAGGAATACCACTATGTGCTTTGAGAACTTTGCAAGGAGCAGCTGGATTTCTCGCATGGCCCCTTACAACATCCTGGCcttagtttttggttttgtcaTCCCATTTTCCATCATTCTGATCTGCTACCCTCTCATTGCAAGGAGGATCTCCCGGATCAAACACAGCATTCGCAAGAGGAAAGCTCTGACTACTATCTACATCATCTTACTCATTTgcactttctgctttctcccgTACCACCTCACCCATTTCCTCCATTTCTTAATGAGAAGCCAGGTCATCCAGAACAAGTCATTTGTTAACCTGATCTACAAAATGCGAAGGGTCACCTTAGCCCTGGTGAGTTTCAACTGTTGCCTTAACCCATTCCTGTACTACTTCACCTCTTCTAGCAGGACGTGGCACTTCAACTTCAGGCTCAGATTCAGGTCTAAAATGGTGTACACCATCTGTGATCAGAAACTTGGAGAGTACTCCTACATTTATAAACTACACCagagctgtgaaaataaaaaacagagagatGGAATCAACTGA